One window from the genome of Kluyveromyces marxianus DMKU3-1042 DNA, complete genome, chromosome 3 encodes:
- the BRE2 gene encoding Bre2p, which produces MSVPVIPYHESDIVYQGDDAKKPDFPQLCESHRIDEVQYYVTEDMPLNKRNFLYQPCTANLMLEKLRFSSSDYFDSGAISLMDRSDKMAFSLDDRSVSVAQNCGWRSMRSDVCMKEGKIYWEIDVRTVSDTAHIRCGISRREASMETPVGCDFYGYGLKDKGLQVIHEGRLQTVVKSYEVKAGDRIGFLLTLPSLEKQNEQAMDYSLKRIMELNSDSENGQKRNRKLNKEFYKFLLRKCEPLNVVRDQIAIRYKNQLFYESTDYVKTTKPDYYDNKDETQKFYELEESTLEIYVNGEHYGTAFKGITPFLPPFSELQYNEKFYLHHWNKRNIAHGIEIRNKYVNNNRLGYYATVSSFQGGSAAIITDKSQLKFLVDDPDVKTLDDVYNEQIASDIVWDLIDEVDIEFSSVNV; this is translated from the coding sequence ATGAGTGTACCAGTAATACCATATCATGAATCTGATATTGTATACCAAGGAGATGATGCCAAAAAGCCGGACTTCCCTCAATTATGCGaatctcatcgcatcgaTGAGGTTCAATATTACGTAACGGAGGACATGCCATTGAATAAGAGAAACTTCTTGTACCAGCCATGCACAGCAAACTTGATGTTAGAGAAGTTAAGATTCAGCAGCAGTGATTATTTTGATTCTGGGGCAATAAGTTTAATGGACCGGTCGGACAAGATGGCATTTTCTTTGGACGATCGTTCAGTTAGCGTCGCTCAAAATTGTGGCTGGAGAAGCATGAGAAGTGATGTTTGTATGAAAGAAGGGAAAATATACTGGGAGATAGATGTACGCACTGTTTCAGATACAGCTCACATTCGTTGTGGGATCAGCAGGCGAGAAGCGTCAATGGAAACCCCTGTTGGGTGTGACTTTTATGGATATGGGTTAAAGGACAAAGGATTGCAAGTTATACACGAAGGACGTTTACAAACGGTAGTAAAATCGTATGAGGTGAAGGCAGGTGATCGTATTGGTTTCCTCCTTACACTTCCTTCTCtagaaaaacaaaatgagCAAGCAATGGACTACAGCCTCAAGCGTATAATGGAACTAAACAGTGACAGCGAAAATGGTCAAAAGAGGAACAGGAAACTAAACAAAGAGTTCTACAAGTTTTTGCTTCGAAAATGCGAGCCATTGAACGTCGTAAGAGACCAAATTGCTATCAGGTACAAAAACCAATTGTTCTATGAAAGCACCGATTACGTCAAAACAACAAAGCCAGACTATTACGATAACAAGGACGAAACCCAAAAATTCTACGAACTAGAAGAATCGACTCTTGAGATATACGTAAATGGAGAACACTATGGCACAGCATTTAAGGGCATAACCCCTTTCCTACCACCATTCAGTGAGCTTCAGTACAACGAGAAGTTTTACTTACATCATTGGAACAAACGGAATATTGCACATGGCATTGAAATAAGAAATAAGTACGttaacaacaacagattGGGCTACTATGCGACAGTAAGCTCTTTCCAAGGCGGTTCTGCAGCCATAATTACGGATAAATCACAGCTTAAGTTCCTTGTAGATGATCCAGATGTTAAAACATTGGATGACGTTTACAATGAACAAATTGCAAGTGATATAGTGTGGGACCTTATAGATGAAGTAGATATCGAATTTTCTTCAGTTAACGTATAA
- the SNX4 gene encoding Snx4p, translating to MSETPVNKEPLRKLSVLVSDPQKQKSHSQTYITYQVSTKIEGQDEHSCVVRRYNDFVLLHQILSNDHPTALVPPLPDKKVLNYLSGDRFSHSFTQKRCRSLQTFMRRLLKHPELAKSRIVDTFLTSSDWDVYRRNLSGQISTSEVSDVLINAFKHVNRQREEFVEVKEKSEKLDHNLSHLDKLFHKSVKRVDLIGQNLKKLQASLSALQEHCCEEEDLSNGIKAFNDGIMQLSYALSDLNKYIDYEYDVDIKDMINYIEALKQLIRLKDQKQIDYEELSEYLTRSINEKNNLLSGYGSGNYFKSKLEELAGVNQEMARRDKIAKLESRVQSLTDEVEKSKQVADEFEKEVLNEVELFEKIKTTELKESFSALAQKHIDFYDDMVDKWTKIEERLGNV from the coding sequence ATGAGTGAAACTCCGGTGAATAAGGAGCCACTTAGGAAATTAAGTGTTCTGGTTTCTGATCCGCAGAAGCAAAAGTCCCACTCTCAAACATACATTACATATCAAGTTTCCACAAAGATAGAAGGGCAGGATGAACACAGTTGTGTGGTTAGGAGGTAcaatgattttgttttgcttCACCAGATATTGAGTAATGACCATCCAACGGCGCTAGTTCCGCCATTACCGGACAAGAAGGTGTTGAATTATCTATCAGGAGACAGGTTCTCACACTCTTTTACACAAAAGCGTTGTCGCTCCCTCCAAACTTTTATGCGCAGGTTGTTAAAACATCCTGAGCTTGCAAAATCCCGAATTGTGGACACGTTTTTAACGAGCTCTGACTGGGACGTGTACAGGAGAAATCTTTCTGGACAGATATCTACTTCAGAAGTTAGTGATGTTTTGATAAATGCGTTCAAGCATGTGAATCGTCAAAGGGAGGAGTTCGTGGAagtaaaggaaaaaagtgaaaaactCGACCATAACTTGAGCCATCTTGATAAACTTTTCCATAAATCTGTGAAACGAGTAGACTTAATTGGGCAAAACCTCAAAAAGTTACAAGCTTCACTATCAGCTTTACAGGAACATTGTTGTGAGGAGGAGGATTTATCGAACGGTATTAAAGCATTCAATGACGGTATAATGCAGTTGAGTTATGCATTGAGTGATTTGAACAAGTACATAGATTATGAATACGATGTTGACATCAAGGACATGATAAACTATATCGAAGCGTTGAAACAGCTAATAAGACTGAAAGACCAAAAGCAAATTGATTATGAAGAGTTATCGGAATACTTGACTCGATCAATAAACGAAAAGAATAATCTATTGTCTGGTTATGGATCTGGTAACTATTTCAAGAGTAAACTGGAAGAGTTGGCAGGCGTTAACCAAGAAATGGCAAGAAGGGATAAAATTGCTAAACTAGAATCAAGGGTACAATCTTTAAcagatgaagttgaaaaatcTAAACAAGTTGCTGATGAGTTTGAAAAGGAAGTGTTGAATGAAGTTGAACTCTTTGAGAAGATTAAAACTACTGAGCTAAAGGAGTCTTTTTCGGCATTAGCCCAGAAACATATTGATTTCTACGATGATATGGTTGATAAATGGACAAAGATTGAAGAACGTTTAGGGAATGTATAA
- the ZIP1 gene encoding Zip1p, which translates to MSNFFRDNNIVFKPRRNIFSKLRNPKDGESDVSNSSSIMDNPFFNKTDDSMKISTPNDKQPIPKDIMRSTPTSSPIRNLRVENMEPEGEEEGELEITEVREVTLPALDPLLKNTGKEEEYSELAANTTVNASSNDVLLEAFTNTQRICSKLKLELQRQQQKNGQQKEQIDQYKSEISNMSDKIGSHRNLLTLLEEQMKALKQNKSETDILISELSSNYTTLSNKVKTSTAECESLKSTLHQQKSYQKNLELTIQQKKKELDYLKKELDNCSGQLSEEKIKYNELLQQITTSKTEITATFRELFAKNGTEVITNIEDLQNRISTSTSSIEDRIKEHSVDIKNTLVVDFNTNKEFILTELDKQNNIFTELTLETKEIIGNETKKMFKGFTDVNTALTEMKSIFNKASDQSEELIKTSFDLNKKSLEEAVSGLASDIQNIPKILSTLDQKIASAANYESQINSLKEQLQSVMLQKTEVVSLLKSKDHEIEELNTKIFLKTHELDELSSKDERLQNELITEKRLRESSENDLSQLKKESDETTASLHSKLSAKTEIASLLEKELETSKQELQTANRTNNQINEELQAFKSKIDTLQQQFQKVNVELVQSKAKELELEEINRSLKEQFDELETTSNQTSGSVIKLNDKIHQLEKDKSSLNLEKLSLLDKIDELENKLKGTNNQKRTSVVFDHLKQKNNGNNTKSNEDDAFALSSDDLELTNPEFSLIKPIEPCRMPSKLVKSSRRKKLLLSDDMEESSRLKRSKRFK; encoded by the coding sequence ATGTCTAACTTCTTCAGGGATAACAACATTGTATTCAAGCCAAGACGCaatatattttcaaaattaagAAACCCCAAGGATGGGGAATCCGATGTGTCAAATAGCTCGTCTATCATGGATAATCCATTTTTTAATAAAACCGATGATAGTATGAAAATATCTACTCCAAATGACAAGCAACCAATTCCAAAGGACATCATGAGGAGCACCCCTACATCATCTCCTATACGAAATTTGAGAGTGGAAAATATGGAGCcggaaggagaagaagaaggagagTTAGAGATAACAGAGGTGAGAGAAGTTACACTCCCAGCTTTGGATCCGCTACTAAAAAACACAgggaaagaggaagaataTTCTGAATTGGCAGCAAATACCACTGTAaatgcttcttcaaatgatGTTTTGTTAGAAGCTTTCACAAACACACAGAGAATATGTTCTAAATTAAAACTCGAGCTTCAAAGGCAACAACAGAAGAATGGCCagcaaaaagaacaaattgaCCAATATAAGTCCGAGATCAGTAACATGTCGGACAAGATCGGGAGCCATAGAAATCTACTTACACTTTTGGAGGAACAAATGAAAGCTCTAAAACAGAATAAATCAGAGACAGATATTTTAATATCAGAGCTTTCTTCGAACTATACAACTTTAAGCAATAAAGTGAAAACATCTACTGCTGAGTGTGAATCGCTCAAATCAACCCTTCACCAGCAGAAAAGCTACCAAAAAAATCTTGAACTTACTATTcagcaaaaaaaaaaagaattagattacttgaagaaagaattagATAATTGCTCAGGTCAGTTaagtgaagaaaagattaaaTATAACGAGTTATTGCAACAAATAACAACATCGAAAACAGAGATAACAGCAACCTTCAGGGAGTTATTTGCTAAAAATGGAACAGAAGTGATCACAAACATTGAGGATTTACAAAACAGAATCTCTACCAGTACCTCGTCTATTGAAGACAGAATCAAAGAACATAGTGTTGACATTAAAAACACATTAGTAGTTGATTTCAATACAAACAAAGAGTTTATTCTGACAGAATTGGACAAACAGAACAATATATTCACGGAGTTGACTCTTGAAACTAAAGAGATCATTGGAAatgaaacaaagaaaatgttCAAAGGTTTCACAGATGTGAATACCGCACTTACGGAAATGAAATCTATTTTCAATAAGGCTTCAGATCAAAGTGAAGAATTAATAAAAACATCATTTGACCTTAATAAAAAGAGTCTAGAGGAAGCTGTAAGTGGTCTTGCCAGTGatatacaaaatattcCCAAAATTCTCTCTACATTGGACCAAAAGATAGCGTCGGCGGCTAATTATGAAAGTCAAATCAATAGTTTAAAAGAGCAACTACAGTCAGTTATGCTTCAAAAGACTGAAGTTGTATCACTTTTGAAATCTAAAGATcatgaaattgaagaattaaacACTAAGATATTCCTGAAGACTCACGAACTAGATGAATTGTCCTCAAAGGATGAAAGACTTCAAAATGAGTTAATAACTGAAAAACGGTTACGTGAGTCTTCTGAGAATGATCTCTCCCAACTGAAAAAAGAGAGCGACGAAACTACTGCATCTCTACATAGCAAACTTTCAGCAAAAACTGAAATCGCCTCTTTACTAGAAAAAGAGTTGGAAACAAGCAAACAGGAACTACAAACTGCAAATAGAACCAACAATCAGATAAATGAAGAACTGCAAGCATTCAAATCAAAGATCGATACCCTACAGCAACAATTCCAGAAAGTTAATGTTGAATTGGTCCAGAGTAAAGCAAAGGAATTAGAGCTAGAGGAAATTAATAGAAGTTTGAAGGAGCAATTCGATGAACTTGAAACGACTTCCAACCAGACATCTGGTTCAGTAATAAAACTCAATGATAAAATACATCAATTAGAAAAGGACAAAAGCTCTTTGAACTTAGAGAAATTGAGTTTATTGGATAAAATTGATGAGCTTGAGAATAAACTAAAAGGTACAAATAATCAAAAACGAACTAGTGTGGTATTTGATCACCtaaagcaaaaaaataatgggAATAACACCAAAAGTAACGAAGATGATGCATTTGCTCTTTCAAGCGATGATCTTGAGTTGACCAATCCTgagttttctttgataaaaCCAATTGAACCCTGTCGTATGCCTTCTAAGCTAGTCAAAagctcaagaagaaaaaagttGCTCCTTTCGGACGACATGGAAGAGTCCTCTAGGTTGAAAAGGAGCAAAAGATTTAAGTAG
- the DPP1 gene encoding bifunctional diacylglycerol diphosphate phosphatase/phosphatidate phosphatase, which produces MGIDRLSFGADRFKFYASFKKWKISDVILCGILFLINIPVYYQLPFQRQFFVNDLTISHPHAEIETVSNSALVVYSYFIPFFTIILFSLVLAHEKHRWYLLYISLLGLTMSWISTSLLTNYLKNWFGRHRPDFLSRCIPRADAPLNTMVFAVDVCTTGNLDRLYDGFRTTPSGHSSESFAGLGFLFLWLSGQLLAEYPETGAWRTIVASLPLLSASVIALSRTQDYRHHFIDVLIGSLLGFVIALWSYRRYFPSIYSKLPFKPLLDDSDVTLEEYRPVNGATDEEVLPISEGSLN; this is translated from the coding sequence ATGGGAATTGATCGCTTATCTTTTGGCGCTGATAGGTTTAAGTTTTACGCTTCATTCAAAAAGTGGAAGATTTCTGACGTGATTTTATGTGGTATTCTATTTTTGATCAACATTCCAGTTTATTACCAACTACCCTTTCAACGACAGTTCTTTGTCAATGACCTAACCATATCACACCCCCATGCTGAGATTGAAACTGTTAGCAATTCGGCATTGGTGGTGTATAGTTACTTCATTCCCTTTTTCACTATTATTCTATTTTCGTTGGTTTTGGCCCATGAGAAACATAGGTGGTACTTGCTATACATCTCTTTACTTGGACTCACCATGTCCTGGATTTCTACATCTTTGCTCACCAATTACTTGAAAAACTGGTTTGGTAGACACAGACCGGATTTTTTGTCTCGGTGTATTCCTAGAGCAGACGCTCCACTAAACACCATGGTTTTTGCAGTTGATGTGTGTACCACAGGCAACCTTGATCGTTTATATGATGGATTCAGGACAACACCATCCGGGCACTCAAGTGAATCATTTGCAGGTCTTGGGTTCTTATTTTTGTGGCTTTCGGGGCAACTATTGGCAGAATATCCAGAAACAGGAGCGTGGAGAACAATCGTGGCATCGTTACCGCTATTATCTGCTAGTGTGATTGCATTAAGCAGAACTCAAGACTATAGACATCACTTTATTGATGTTTTAATAGGCTCTTTGTTAGGTTTTGTTATTGCTCTCTGGTCTTATCGAAGATATTTCCCTTCCATCTATTCAAAGCTCCCCTTCAAGCCACTCTTGGATGATTCAGATGTAACATTGGAGGAATACAGGCCTGTTAATGGTGCaacagatgaagaagttcttcCCATCTCTGAGGGTAGTCTTAATTGA
- the TAD2 gene encoding tRNA(adenine34) deaminase, with protein MDKDIQHMRTAIKLAKYALDHNETPVACIFVHSKLNKVIAYGMNGTNESISGTSHAEFMGIKQIQDKFGLDPKVFSNIILYVTVEPCIMCASALKQLGIKKVVFGCGNDRFGGNGSILSIHNDTSTVKDNIYVSIPGILRKEAIMLLRYFYVRENERAPKPRAKKDRKLDKEVFPAIEWSKYLTREDFIQEFGKENVQLYDSNSDVFKEVDWKLIDSNYDERFLDTMLNEISSIEVADVDWSKKSKDS; from the coding sequence ATGGATAAAGATATACAGCATATGCGTACAGCAATCAAATTGGCTAAATATGCACTAGATCATAACGAAACACCTGTGGCCTGTATATTTGTTCATTCAAAGTTGAACAAAGTCATCGCATATGGAATGAACGGAACTAACGAATCCATAAGCGGGACTTCGCATGCGGAATTCATGGGGATCAAGCAAATCCAAGATAAGTTCGGTCTAGACCCTAAGGTTTTCTCTAACATCATATTATATGTGACAGTAGAGCCCTGTATCATGTGCGCCAGTGCATTAAAACAATTAGgaataaaaaaagtggTGTTCGGTTGCGGAAACGATAGATTTGGCGGAAACGGATCTATTCTCAGCATTCATAATGACACTTCCACTGTAAAAGATAACATATATGTCAGTATTCCAGGTATAttaagaaaagaagccATTATGCTTCTTCGATATTTTTACGTTAGAGAGAATGAAAGAGCACCAAAACCAAGAGCGAAGAAAGACAGAAAGCTTGACAAAGAAGTGTTCCCAGCTATAGAATGGAGCAAATATTTGACTAGAGAAGATTTCATTCAAGAGTTTGGCAAAGAAAATGTTCAATTATATGATTCTAACTCAGATGTTTTTAAAGAGGTCGATTGGAAATTGATAGATAGCAATTATGATGAAAGATTCTTGGATACAATGTTAAATGAGATATCTAGTATTGAGGTGGCAGATGTAGATTGGAGcaaaaaatcaaaagacTCTTAA
- the FSH1 gene encoding putative serine hydrolase has translation MSSTAAPKLLFLHGFLQNGKVFSEKSSGLRKLLKKSNVQCDYMDAPVILEKKDLPFEMDDEKWQATLDAGVNRAWFYHSDISSELDLTTAIKSVTDYIKEHGPYDGIVGFSQGAALASIITNKITELLPSHPQFKVSLLISSYSFTEPDPEHEGQLRITEKFRDSFTPMENRSTKMLFVYGTSDMAVPCERAKYLYNIYTNGQELDDCKAYEHPGGHMVPNKKDIIRPIVEEINKSLGIDA, from the coding sequence ATGTCATCAACAGCAGCTCCAAAACTATTGTTTCTGCATGGATTTTTGCAAAATGGTAAGGTATTTAGTGAGAAGTCTTCTGGATTAAGGAAGCTGCTCAAGAAGTCCAACGTCCAATGCGATTACATGGATGCTCCAGTTATTCTTGAGAAAAAGGACTTGCCATTTGAAatggatgatgaaaaatggCAAGCTACCCTGGATGCCGGTGTCAATAGAGCATGGTTCTATCACAGCGACATCTCCAGTGAATTGGACTTGACTACAGCCATCAAATCTGTTACCGATTACATCAAGGAGCACGGCCCTTACGATGGTATTGTGGGATTTAGTCAAGGTGCGGCGTTAGCATCAATTATTACAAACAAAATCACCGAATTGCTTCCATCCCACCCACAATTCAAGGTCTCGTTGCTCATCTCTTCTTACTCCTTTACGGAACCAGATCCAGAGCATGAAGGTCAATTAAGAATTACTGAAAAATTTAGAGACTCATTCACACCAATGGAAAACCGCTCCACAAAGATGCTATTTGTTTACGGTACTTCTGATATGGCTGTACCTTGTGAAAGAGCAAAGTATCTATATAACATCTACACAAATGGTCAAGAACTGGATGATTGCAAGGCTTACGAACACCCAGGTGGTCATATGGTTCCAAACAAAAAGGACATAATCAGACCTATTGTTGAAGAGATCAACAAATCTCTAGGTATTGACGCTTAG
- the MGP12 gene encoding Mgp12p, which translates to MFVLKRSFHSSKAVLNVANVKVTLFSKQQCGLCDTAKSVMDQVVQQPKYRSCKYEIVDIMDPDNKEWYDKYCFDVPVLHVQNAEKETLNVEKLFHRFDEKKVQDLIEKFT; encoded by the coding sequence ATGTTTGTACTTAAAAGAAGCTTTCATTCCTCTAAAGCAGTTTTGAATGTTGCAAATGTTAAGGTAACACTGTTTTCTAAGCAACAATGCGGCTTGTGCGATACTGCAAAATCAGTTATGGATCAAGTGGTTCAGCAGCCAAAATACCGAAGTTGCAAATATGAGATTGTGGACATAATGGATCCGGATAATAAAGAATGGTATGATAAATACTGTTTTGACGTCCCTGTCCTGCATGTTCAAAACGCGGAGAAAGAAACATTAAATGTAGAAAAGCTATTCCATAGGTTTGACGAAAAGAAGGTTCAAGATTTAATAGAGAAATTTACGTAG
- the PPR1 gene encoding Ppr1p, translating to MPNKVTKESASHIYRNVAACKRCRIRKIKCDNKFPSCTKCIQAQQPCVTIDPSTRREIPRSYVVYLEDKVLALKELLEKNGLNPDDVNENIPTSSNDKPCDLELFKEREKLREKHKLQNGNEMAGFIINKGTSMLNGIVDNTRDLKDASDQFSKVGKVKQRAKQDSDLEEPSSSYLGDSSGISFAKMMFTAVKFRPDVLPKQKKKKVGGIDEKNRKFVKKDALYLPPKAKAESMIADYFTASNSQLPVLHRELFLVKYFVPVYGPLSPHISWASDHTKINTKFQIPKAFNPPNFKQPLIEYLAENPNVEKIPSVYHQAMFFLNIVFAIGVSTKTLVDDVLDHRLFKFCADQYQDSLYTSKTNRLEALQGLLLIAIYSLMRPTVPGLWYTLGSAIRLCVDLGLHAEKLNKNYEPFIRDIRRRLFWCCYSMDRQVCAYFGRPVSIPDVNITTIFPSSLDDSLITTTEDNIDDYSSSTLSTPSPSYKCVCLSMFQIRRIQSDIVQTMYAPKASIPEEFLDLEDWRISILNQLDVWFQKVIPKTSLEMNCSFPMDFFALNYHYTKHILYGLSPKCPTLNNAGFIVVYESSMDIANINYKLTLERKLNYTWVGIHNVFMCGMTYLYVIYHTKQFDDALSGTFDTICNRILFVLEALFDKCTAALNCHKIFKVMSSVVLKLKLESMSKSLDTENVSTQMRTENPLNFLDDDSLQQFFDEMNKNLTSTETVKSQSSGVSPALSDTQTSSGQRDGPRVAEMIQRLGGDGIWGEFFSNNTSFESS from the coding sequence ATGCCAAATAAAGTCACTAAAGAATCCGCAAGTCATATCTACAGAAACGTAGCTGCCTGTAAACGATGTCGGATTAGGAAAATTAAATGTGATAACAAATTTCCTTCATGTACTAAATGTATACAGGCTCAACAGCCATGTGTTACTATCGATCCTAGTACCAGAAGAGAGATACCGAGATCCTACGTTGTGTATTTGGAAGATAAGGTTTTGGCTCTAAAAGAACTACTGGAAAAGAACGGACTAAACCCAGATGATGTCAATGAGAATATTCCAACATCAAGTAATGATAAGCCTTGCGATTTGGAGCTGTtcaaagagagagagaaactAAGAGAGAAACATAAGCTTCAAAATGGGAACGAGATGGCTggttttattattaataaAGGCACATCTATGCTGAATGGAATTGTAGATAACACTAGAGATCTCAAAGATGCGAGTGACCAATTTTCCAAAGTTGGAAAGGTGAAACAGAGGGCAAAACAGGACTCGGATCTTGAAGAGCCTTCCTCTTCCTACCTTGGTGACTCAAGTGGTATATCATTTGCTAAGATGATGTTTACAGCTGTAAAATTTAGACCTGATGTCCTcccaaaacaaaagaagaaaaaagttGGTGGTATCGATGAAAAGAACCGCAAATTTGTTAAAAAAGATGCCCTCTATCTCCCTCCAAAGGCTAAAGCTGAAAGTATGATTGCTGACTACTTCACGGCATCAAACTCTCAGCTCCCTGTGCTACACCGCGAATTGTTTTTAGTAAAATATTTTGTCCCCGTATATGGTCCCCTATCTCCACACATATCATGGGCATCTGATCACACTAAGATAAACACCAAATTTCAGATACCGAAAGCATTTAATCCACCTAATTTCAAGCAACCTTTAATTGAATACCTAGCCGAAAATCCCAACGTGGAAAAAATTCCTTCGGTATATCACCAAGCTATGTTCTTTCTAAACATTGTATTCGCAATCGGTGTATCGACAAAAACTTTAGTTGATGATGTCTTGGATCATCGCcttttcaagttttgtGCCGATCAATATCAAGATTCATTATACACTTCAAAAACTAACAGACTCGAGGCTTTACAAGGATTATTATTGATTGcaatatattctttaatGAGACCAACAGTTCCTGGACTCTGGTATACTCTTGGTTCTGCCATTAGGCTATGTGTGGATTTAGGTCTTCATGCAGAAAaactaaacaaaaattaCGAACCTTTTATTAGGGATATTCGTAGAAGGCTCTTCTGGTGTTGTTATTCGATGGATCGACAAGTTTGTGCATATTTTGGTAGACCTGTTAGCATACCAGATGTAAATATCACTACTATATTTCCAAGTTCGTTAGATGATTCATTAATCACTACTACTGAAGATAACATCGATGATTATTCTTCCTCAACTTTAAGCACTCCAAGTCCAAGCTACAAATGTGTCTGCTTATCAATGTTCCAaataagaagaattcaatcAGATATTGTCCAGACCATGTATGCACCTAAAGCTTCCATTCCAGAGGAATTTCTGGATTTAGAAGATTGGCGAATTTCCATTTTAAACCAACTGGATGTGTGGTTTCAGAAAGTTATCCCCAAGACCTCATTAGAAATGAACTGCTCATTTCCAATGGACTTTTTTGCTCTTAATTACCATTACACAAAGCATATTCTTTATGGACTATCGCCCAAATGCCCTACTCTCAACAATGCAGGTTTCATTGTTGTATACGAAAGTTCTATGGACATTGCCAATATAAATTATAAATTGACGTTGGAACGTAAACTCAACTACACTTGGGTAGGTATCCATAATGTTTTTATGTGCGGTATGACGTATCTTTACGTGATATATCATACGAAACAGTTCGATGATGCTCTTTCTGGCACTTTCGATACAATTTGTAATAGGATATTATTTGTCCTAGAGGCGCTTTTTGATAAATGCACCGCAGCTTTGAACTGTCACAAAATTTTTAAAGTCATGTCTTCAGTGGTATTAAAGTTAAAGTTAGAGTCTATGAGTAAATCTCTCGATACTGAAAATGTGAGTACGCAAATGCGTACTGAAAATCCTCTAAATTTcttagatgatgattccCTTCAACAgttctttgatgaaatgAATAAAAATTTGACATCAACAGAAACTGTTAAATCCCAATCATCTGGTGTATCACCAGCTTTAAGTGATACACAAACATCATCTGGTCAAAGAGATGGACCAAGAGTGGCAGAAATGATTCAAAGGTTAGGAGGTGACGGTATCTGGGGGGAATTTTTCAGTAATAACACTTCTTTCGAGAGCTCTTAG
- the YIM1 gene encoding Yim1p — protein MVLNRALTYVDNSSPLTIIENEIDLDKCYKDNEIVIRVHAAAFNPVDFILHDLANKWIAGSKPKTIGRDYSGVIVKAGSKVSKDWAVGDKVCGLFDALYNEQGTVRDYLVLDPEGSRAKLLTKLPEFHDSQYSDFELGAAWPLVFGTALEGFTEYGQKFTDKSNVLVLGASTSVGYHVAKIAKQLYNVHAVVGTCNSKSFERNKEVGYDYLVAYDTEDIPSRLKEIVKNELNGEKFDLIYDCTGYQGLIPEINEYLKPKSENSQYITICGKAKHDFNTKTPIRTAIGNMLAGFGALRYSFNYHMLMLKTDRKIPVAFHELVKKGNYKPPIDSVLSLEEFKVAETKMRKYGAKGKIIIKLE, from the coding sequence ATGGTTTTGAACAGAGCTTTAACTTATGTGGACAATTCTAGTCCATTAACtatcattgaaaatgaaatcgACCTTGACAAGTGCTACAAGGATAACGAAATTGTTATCAGGGTACATGCTGCTGCATTCAATCCAGTAGACTTCATTCTACACGACTTGGCTAACAAGTGGATTGCTGGTTCGAAACCAAAGACCATTGGTAGAGATTACTCTGGTGTTATCGTTAAGGCGGGCAGCAAGGTAAGTAAGGATTGGGCTGTTGGAGACAAAGTTTGCGGTCTTTTCGATGCCCTTTACAACGAACAGGGTACTGTGAGAGACTACCTCGTACTTGACCCAGAAGGTTCGAGAGCAAAGTTACTCACCAAGCTACCAGAATTCCATGATTCCCAATACAGCGACTTTGAGCTAGGTGCTGCTTGGCCATTGGTTTTCGGTACTGCTTTGGAAGGTTTTACTGAATACGGTCAAAAGTTCACCGATAAGTCAAATGTGCTTGTTCTTGGTGCTTCAACCAGTGTTGGTTACCATGTTGCTAAGATCGCTAAACAACTATACAATGTTCatgctgttgttggtacCTGTAACTCCAAGtcttttgaaagaaacaaggaGGTTGGATACGACTACTTGGTTGCCTACGACACGGAAGATATTCCATCTCGCTTAAAGGAAATTGTCAAGAATGAATTGAACGGAGAGAAGTTCGATTTGATTTACGATTGTACTGGTTACCAAGGCCTTATCCCTGAAATTAATGAGTACTTGAAGCCAAAGTCCGAAAACTCCCAATATATCACCATTTGCGGTAAGGCGAAGCATGACTTCAACACAAAGACCCCTATTAGAACAGCCATTGGTAACATGTTGGCCGGTTTCGGTGCTCTACGTTATTCATTCAACTACCATATGTtaatgttgaaaacagACCGTAAGATCCCAGTCGCCTTCCACGAATTAGTCAAAAAGGGCAATTACAAACCACCAATTGACAGTGTTCTCTCACTAGAAGAATTCAAGGTTGCTGAAACTAAGATGAGAAAGTACGGTGCTAAGGGTaaaattattatcaaattGGAGTAA